Proteins encoded by one window of Xenopus tropicalis strain Nigerian chromosome 6, UCB_Xtro_10.0, whole genome shotgun sequence:
- the zhx2 gene encoding zinc fingers and homeoboxes protein 2 isoform X1 — MASKRKSTTPCMVRASEIIDQADNDLDILGENAVVPGRDAKDDSSPDKDKPVKDREMENEKPPAENQSKKLQGGYECKYCPYVTQNLNEFTEHVDMQHPNVILNPLYVCAECNFTTKKYDSLSDHNSKFHPGESNFKLKLMKRNNQTILEQSIEGSVDISSAQDHFESDDNASGISVSKMPIMKFGRPRAEGKKATRKEEALHDNLYDGSNIAEMNGISSGDILAHVSPFVQLPPNINLLPKVPVPLNSTKYNSALDTNTTLINSFNKFPYPTQAELSCLTAVSKHPEEQIRIWFATQRLKHGISWSPEEVEEARTKMFNGTIQSVPQTITVLPAPLTNSAKVSQPIIQTALPCQIIGQTGLVFTQVANSPAVTVPQFSSNTGAIANQIQKRQQQTQQDTPEPKRQIVTHTLPAIQPKLSAIPLNERKKSKEQIGLLKSSFVRSQFPDDTEVYRLIDATGLSRSEIKKWFSDHRYRSQRGIVHITSESIARDRVTARSTRGYHPYRDIAPQKVMETSDEQLACLENSFLKSSFPTQTEMDHLKAETKMTRKEIDLWFSERRKIRDSMEQAVLDSMGSDKIDIVPVNGASPQRGNLSGSWPQTTAPCKSKQEQLHLLKSTFARTQWPSPQDYDQLASQTGLVRTEIVKWFKDNRCVLKTGSLRWMEQYRKHYERSLDERRKYIKMISATKVGKDILTRYFHEYTQLHEEDIDLLSSRSQISSDDIRAYFVEWQQQAALDQMENSSQDDDAMTENEFTGKDWASGPLGDDEAISDGADSWGQAATDTQEDMPN, encoded by the coding sequence ATGGCTAGCAAAAGGAAATCAACCACACCGTGCATGGTGCGAGCTTCTGAAATTATCGACCAGGCTGACAACGACCTTGACATCCTTGGAGAAAACGCAGTCGTGCCTGGCCGAGATGCAAAAGATGACTCTTCACCAGACAAAGACAAACCTGTTAAGGACAGGGAAATGGAAAACGAGAAGCCCCCGGCTGAAAACCAGTCCAAAAAACTTCAAGGGGGTTATGAGTGTAAATACTGTCCCTATGTCACCCAAAATCTGAACGAGTTTACCGAACATGTCGATATGCAGCACCCCAACGTAATTCTCAATCCGCTTTATGTCTGCGCTGAATGTAACTTCACAACCAAAAAATACGACTCCTTATCCGACCACAACTCGAAATTTCATCCCGGCGAAAGTAACTTCAAATTAAAGCTGATGAAACGCAATAATCAAACTATCTTAGAGCAGTCGATTGAGGGAAGCGTCGACATCAGCAGCGCCCAGGACCACTTTGAAAGTGATGACAATGCGTCCGGGATTTCAGTAAGTAAAATGCCAATCATGAAGTTCGGCAGACCGAGGGCCGAGGGTAAGAAGGCAACAAGGAAGGAAGAAGCGTTGCATGATAACTTGTATGATGGGAGCAACATTGCAGAAATGAATGGGATTTCCAGTGGGGATATTTTGGCTCATGTTTCCCCTTTTGTTCAGCTTCCGCCCAATATTAACCTTCTTCCAAAAGTCCCAGTGCCTCTAAACAGCACCAAATATAATTCTGCTCTTGATACAAACACAACTTTAATCAACTCGTTCAATAAATTTCCTTACCCGACCCAAGCAGAGTTGTCTTGTTTGACTGCTGTGTCCAAACACCCGGAGGAACAGATTCGAATATGGTTTGCTACTCAAAGGTTAAAACATGGCATAAGCTGGTCTCCAGAGGAAGTGGAAGAGGCACGGACAAAAATGTTTAATGGCACTATACAGTCTGTCCCACAAACAATTACTGTCTTACCAGCCCCCCTAACCAATTCAGCTAAAGTTTCTCAGCCTATTATCCAGACTGCTTTACCATGTCAGATAATTGGTCAAACTGGGTTAGTCTTTACTCAGGTAGCTAACTCGCCCGCTGTGACCGTCCCTCAATTTTCATCTAATACTGGTGCTATTGCTAATCAAATCCAAAAACGTCAACAGCAGACACAGCAAGACACACCAGAACCCAAACGGCAAATAGTTACACATACACTACCAGCAATTCAACCCAAGCTGAGTGCCATACCACTAAATGAACGTAAAAAGTCCAAGGAGCAGATTGGTTTGCTGAAATCCAGTTTTGTTCGAAGCCAGTTTCCCGACGATACTGAAGTCTATAGGCTGATTGATGCTACTGGGCTGTCCAGAAGTGAGATTAAAAAGTGGTTCAGTGATCATAGATATCGGAGCCAGAGGGGCATTGTTCATATCACTAGTGAATCCATAGCTAGAGACAGAGTAACAGCTCGATCTACACGGGGTTACCATCCATACAGAGATATAGCTCCGCAGAAGGTCATGGAGACGTCGGACGAACAGCTTGCTTGTCTTGAGAACAGTTTTCTTAAAAGTTCTTTTCCAACTCAAACGGAAATGGATCATTTAAAAGCCGAGACTAAAATGACTAGAAAAGAAATAGACTTGTGGTTTTCAGAAAGAAGAAAAATCAGGGATTCCATGGAGCAAGCTGTGTTGGATTCTATGGGCTCGGACAAAATTGATATTGTACCAGTGAATGGGGCTTCTCCTCAAAGGGGAAATTTATCTGGTTCGTGGCCACAAACAACTGCACCGTGCAAGTCTAAGCAGGAGCAgctacatttactaaaaagcacGTTTGCAAGAACCCAGTGGCCTTCCCCGCAAGATTATGATCAGCTGGCATCACAGACTGGTCTTGTTAGGACTGAAATAGTGAAGTGGTTTAAGGACAATAGATGCGTTCTAAAGACAGGAAGCCTAAGGTGGATGGAACAATACAGGAAGCATTATGAGCGCTCTCTAGACGAGAGAAGAAAGTACATAAAGATGATTTCAGCCACTAAAGTAGGAAAAGACATTCTCACAAGGTATTTCCATGAGTACACCCAGTTACACGAGGAGGACATTGATCTCTTGAGTTCAAGGTCACAGATAAGCTCTGATGATATAAGAGCATACTTTGTGGAATGGCAGCAGCAAGCAGCATTAGATCAAATGGAGAACAGTAGCCAGGATGATGACGCCATGACAGAAAATGAATTCACAGGCAAGGACTGGGCCAGTGGACCTCTTGGAGATGATGAGGCAATTTCTGATGGTGCAGACAGCTGGGGACAAGCAGCTACTGACACTCAAGAAGATATGCCTAATTGA
- the zhx2 gene encoding zinc fingers and homeoboxes protein 2 (The RefSeq protein has 4 substitutions compared to this genomic sequence), translating to MASKRKSTTPCMVRASEIIDQADNDLDILGENAVVPGRDAKDDSSPDKDRPVKDREMENEKPPAENQSKKLQGGYECKYCPYVTQNLNEFTEHVDMQHPNVILNPLYVCAECNFTTKKYDSLSDHNSKFHPGESNFKLKLMKRNNQTILEQSIEGSVDISSAQDHFESDDNASGISVSKMPIMKFGRPRAEGKKATRKEEALHDNLYDGSNIAEINGISSGDILAHVSPFVQLPPNINLLPKVPVPLNSTKYNSALDTNTTLINSFNKFPYPTQAELSCLTAVSKHPEEQIRIWFATQRLKHGISWSPEEVEEARTKMFNGTIQSVPQTITVLPAPITNSAKVSQPIIQTALPCQIIGQTGLVFTQVANSPAVTVPQFSSNTGAISNQIQKRQQQTQQDTPEPKRQIVTHTLPAIQPKLSAIPLNERKKSKEQIGLLKSSFVRSQFPDDTEVYRLIDATGLSRSEIKKWFSDHRYRSQRGIVHITSESIARDRVTARSTRGYHPYRDIAPQKVMETSDEQLACLENSFLKSSFPTQTEMDHLKAETKMTRKEIDLWFSERRKIRDSMEQAVLDSMGSDKIDIVPVNGASPQRGNLSGSWPQTTAPCKSKQEQLHLLKSTFARTQWPSPQDYDQLASQTGLVRTEIVKWFKDNRCVLKTGSLRWMEQYRKHYERSLDERRKYIKMISATKVGKDILTRYFHEYTQLHEEDIDLLSSRSQISSDDIRAYFVEWQQQAALDQMENSSQDDDAMTENEFTGKDWASGPLGDDEAISDGADSWGQAATDTQEDMPN from the coding sequence ATGGCTAGCAAAAGGAAATCAACCACACCGTGCATGGTGCGAGCTTCTGAAATTATCGACCAGGCTGACAACGACCTTGACATCCTTGGAGAAAACGCAGTCGTGCCTGGCCGAGATGCAAAAGATGACTCTTCACCAGACAAAGACAAACCTGTTAAGGACAGGGAAATGGAAAACGAGAAGCCCCCGGCTGAAAACCAGTCCAAAAAACTTCAAGGGGGTTATGAGTGTAAATACTGTCCCTATGTCACCCAAAATCTGAACGAGTTTACCGAACATGTCGATATGCAGCACCCCAACGTAATTCTCAATCCGCTTTATGTCTGCGCTGAATGTAACTTCACAACCAAAAAATACGACTCCTTATCCGACCACAACTCGAAATTTCATCCCGGCGAAAGTAACTTCAAATTAAAGCTGATGAAACGCAATAATCAAACTATCTTAGAGCAGTCGATTGAGGGAAGCGTCGACATCAGCAGCGCCCAGGACCACTTTGAAAGTGATGACAATGCGTCCGGGATTTCAGTAAGTAAAATGCCAATCATGAAGTTCGGCAGACCGAGGGCCGAGGGTAAGAAGGCAACAAGGAAGGAAGAAGCGTTGCATGATAACTTGTATGATGGGAGCAACATTGCAGAAATGAATGGGATTTCCAGTGGGGATATTTTGGCTCATGTTTCCCCTTTTGTTCAGCTTCCGCCCAATATTAACCTTCTTCCAAAAGTCCCAGTGCCTCTAAACAGCACCAAATATAATTCTGCTCTTGATACAAACACAACTTTAATCAACTCGTTCAATAAATTTCCTTACCCGACCCAAGCAGAGTTGTCTTGTTTGACTGCTGTGTCCAAACACCCGGAGGAACAGATTCGAATATGGTTTGCTACTCAAAGGTTAAAACATGGCATAAGCTGGTCTCCAGAGGAAGTGGAAGAGGCACGGACAAAAATGTTTAATGGCACTATACAGTCTGTCCCACAAACAATTACTGTCTTACCAGCCCCCCTAACCAATTCAGCTAAAGTTTCTCAGCCTATTATCCAGACTGCTTTACCATGTCAGATAATTGGTCAAACTGGGTTAGTCTTTACTCAGGTAGCTAACTCGCCCGCTGTGACCGTCCCTCAATTTTCATCTAATACTGGTGCTATTGCTAATCAAATCCAAAAACGTCAACAGCAGACACAGCAAGACACACCAGAACCCAAACGGCAAATAGTTACACATACACTACCAGCAATTCAACCCAAGCTGAGTGCCATACCACTAAATGAACGTAAAAAGTCCAAGGAGCAGATTGGTTTGCTGAAATCCAGTTTTGTTCGAAGCCAGTTTCCCGACGATACTGAAGTCTATAGGCTGATTGATGCTACTGGGCTGTCCAGAAGTGAGATTAAAAAGTGGTTCAGTGATCATAGATATCGGAGCCAGAGGGGCATTGTTCATATCACTAGTGAATCCATAGCTAGAGACAGAGTAACAGCTCGATCTACACGGGGTTACCATCCATACAGAGATATAGCTCCGCAGAAGGTCATGGAGACGTCGGACGAACAGCTTGCTTGTCTTGAGAACAGTTTTCTTAAAAGTTCTTTTCCAACTCAAACGGAAATGGATCATTTAAAAGCCGAGACTAAAATGACTAGAAAAGAAATAGACTTGTGGTTTTCAGAAAGAAGAAAAATCAGGGATTCCATGGAGCAAGCTGTGTTGGATTCTATGGGCTCGGACAAAATTGATATTGTACCAGTGAATGGGGCTTCTCCTCAAAGGGGAAATTTATCTGGTTCGTGGCCACAAACAACTGCACCGTGCAAGTCTAAGCAGGAGCAgctacatttactaaaaagcacGTTTGCAAGAACCCAGTGGCCTTCCCCGCAAGATTATGATCAGCTGGCATCACAGACTGGTCTTGTTAGGACTGAAATAGTGAAGTGGTTTAAGGACAATAGATGCGTTCTAAAGACAGGAAGCCTAAGGTGGATGGAACAATACAGGAAGCATTATGAGCGCTCTCTAGACGAGAGAAGAAAGTACATAAAGATGATTTCAGCCACTAAAGTAGGAAAAGACATTCTCACAAGGTATTTCCATGAGTACACCCAGTTACACGAGGAGGACATTGATCTCTTGAGTTCAAGGTCACAGATAAGCTCTGATGATATAAGAGCATACTTTGTGGAATGGCAGCAGCAAGCAGCATTAGATCAAATGGAGAACAGTAGCCAGGATGATGACGCCATGACAGAAAATGAATTCACAGGCAAGGACTGGGCCAGTGGACCTCTTGGAGATGATGAGGCAATTTCTGATGGTGCAGACAGCTGGGGACAAGCAGCTACTGACACTCAAGAAGATATGCCTAATTGA